DNA sequence from the Cupriavidus sp. WKF15 genome:
CAACACCAGCACTACAGCATAGACGCCGCCGACCGCCCAGTCATGCGCCGTGAGCGGCAGGCCCAGCGACACCACCATGACGATGATCAGCAGGCTGCCAGCGCTGCCAAAGTGCGTCGGCCACACATGCGGCTGGCTGTCCTCGTGCTTGAACACGACGCCGGCCAGCAACAGCGTGATCGGCATCGACAATTTTAGTACCCGGGTCAGCGCCAGCGTGAAAAGCACCAGGCCGACGAGCACGAGGAAGCTGTAGTGATCGTCCACCGACATCCGGCCGTAGATGGCGTGGCCGATCTTCCCCACTACCCACGCCAGCAGGCAGGAGCCGACCAGCAGGTAAAGCGGATGCAGCAGCGCGGCGCCGAGGTTGCCGTACTCGGAATGCAGCCAGCCGGTAGCCACCTGCACGATCACGGCGGCATAGATGCTGTTGAGCGCGGCCATGGCCATCAGGCGCTCGGTCACCTGGCCTTCGGCACGCAGCTCGTTCTTGAGCTGCAGCACGATGGTCGGCGAGGTGCTGACCGCAATGCCGCCCGCCAGGACCGCAATGCCCGGCGAGGCGCCGATCCATTGCAGCACGGCCGCGACCAGGCCCCAGGTCAGCACGCTTTCGGACGCGCTGGTCAGCAGCAGCCAGCGGTTCGCGCGCAGCCAGGCCAGCGAGAGCCGATGCCCCAGTTCGAACAGGGCCAGCGCCAGCGCCATATCGATCAGGATACGGGTCTGGGCGATCATGTTGTCGTCGACGATGCTGCGCCCGAGCATGCCGGCGCACAGGCCCGCTACCGCATAGCCGACAATGCGCGGGCAACGCAGCCAGCGGCGGCTCAGCTCGCCTGCAAGGCCGGCACCCACCAGCGCCAGGCCGACCCAGAACAGGCCGCCGGGCGCGAGCGGAAGTGACGGGAAAAGTTGGCTCAGTCCATTCATGCGTGACATGGTAATGGAAGCACATGACATGCCGTGTCAGTGATTGTCTGACACCGCACGGAATGCGCCAACTTCTGTCTCTAACTTTCAATAAAAAACGCCATCTTTTCAGATGGCGTTTCTCATGGCGGGATCCGCGCTTTCACTGGCGCCGGGCCGCGCCTTACATGCCCCACAGTTTCCACTTCGGCCGGGTCGCCCGGAGTGCAGCCTCGACCTTCATATTCAGGCCACGCGTGCGCCCTTCGGCGGCGCCTGCGGCATGCGCCTTGTCGTAGTAGCCAAGCGCCGTCTCGCGCTGACCGAGGCCAACCGCCGACTCCACCGCGCGCAACCAGGTTTCGGCATCCCAGTCGTCACGTACCGCGAACGCCGCGACAAAATCCGCGAGCGCGGCATCGTGCCGTGCGGCGGCGTTATGGATGAGCGCGCGCTGCACGCGCGGCGCGGCCTGGTCCCAGGCATCGCCCTCTGTCAATTCAATCGCCTGCTCGAACAGCGGCAGCGCGCGTTCATGGTCGCCGAGATCGCGCCAGACCTGGCCAAAGCGGTTGAAGAGCCACGCGTCTTCCACCAGCAGTGCGCGGCGTTGCTGGGCGTCGATCTCGGCGAGTGCGTCGGTGCGGTCGTGCTGGTCCATGCCGTCCATGCGGGCCTGGACGAGCGCGGCGTAATGGGCGCGCGCGTGCGCCATCGGGTGCGCGGCCTCGCTGCGTGCTTCCACCGGCAAAGCGTCGAGCCGGGCATCCATATGCGTCATCGCCGCGCCGGCCGCCTCGCCGGCCTCGGCGCCGCCGATGGCCTTCCAGGCGGCGATGAGGCGGCTGAATGCCCAGGTCACGTCGGCTGGGTTGCGCTCCAGCGGATAGCGGTTCAGCACCTCGCCCGCCAGTTCCACCACCTTCTGGTGCTGGCCCGCGCCGGCGTGGCAGTCGAGCAGGTCGATCCAGTGGTCGATGAACTCGCTCGCGGCCATGCCCTTGCGGTGCAGGGCGATGCGCGTGTCGAGGCTGGCGGCGTCGGCCGGCAGGCTGCGCGCGAGCAAGCGGCACAGCAGCGAATAGACGTGCGGGTCGGCATTGCCGCCATGGCCGTCCGCGTCACCTTCGCCGGTGGCGAAATACGCTTCGAAGCGCGCTACGCCGAGCTGGCAGGCTTCCACCAGCCGCGGCCGCAACGCGGCTTCGGCCTGCGGCACCTGGTCGATGAACTCGCCCAGCGCCGTGGCGGCACGGTAGTAGCCGGCGCCGTCGTCGGATTGCGTGGTCAGGCTGAATTTCAGCCAGGGCTGTGCGTCGGCTCCCTGCGCACCGGACTGGGCGGCCTGGTGGCGCCACGCCATGGCGCGTACCTGGGTCTGCGGGTCCGGGCACTGGCGCAGGTACACGGCCAGGTCATCCTGGGCGCCGTCCATGTCGCCCGTGCCAAAGCGCAGCGGCGCGCGCAGGCGGCGGGCCTGCGGATGATCGGGAGACTCGGCCAGCACCAGGTCGGCCTGCTCGCCGGCGAGCGCGTCGGCCGCCTCCGGTTCGAGCTCCAGCAGGTCGGGGTTATCCAGCGCAATGCGGCCCAGGCAAACGCGCATCATGGGCTCGGCCGGCTGGCCGGCGGCCTCGGCGCGCGCGATCGCGTCGTGCACGAGCGGCAGGATGTCTTCTGCGCCAAGGTCCGGCGCCCGGTACAGCAGGTCGTGCCAGTAACGGCCGGCCCGCGCGAGGTCACCAAGCCGGTAGCACGCCAGGCCCGCGTGGAAATGGGCAGCCCATTCGCCGGACAGCAGGCCGTTGCGCCGCGCAGCCTCATGCAGCCACGGCAGTGCGTCGCCATCACGGCCAAGGCCCATCAGCATGGCGCCGTAGCGATGCGCGATCACCCCGCGCGAAGCCCACCGGTGCGGCGCCGCCAGCCCCAGCGATTCCAGCCGCGCCAGCGCCTCGTCGAGCACGGCGAAGGCCGCCTGCGCATCACCCTTGTCGAAGTGCAGCCTTGCCCGCAGCGTAATGAAATCGACCACTTCGGGCCGGGCCTCCGACAACTGGCCGGCGATTTCGAGCGCTTCATCGAACCGGCCGATGCCGGCCAGGTCGATTGCGCGGTCGTAGCTGACTTCCTGCACGGACACGTACTGCTCCTTCTGGATTGGATAGGCGAATGCGGGATTATGCGCCAATGACACGATCCCCCATCGGGGACAACAAACGGCAGGGGTCAGTTCGATCTTTAGAATTGCACGAAGAAGAAACGCCACCCGGTTCGGGTGGCGTTTTTCGGGCTGTGCGCTGGGCGGCTTACTTGCCGCCAACCGTCTCCAGCACCGTCCACTTGCCGCCCACCACCTTGTAGACGGTAATGCCGCCGTCCTTCAGGTCGCCGCGAGCGTCGTACGCCAGCGTCTTGGTGGTGACGCCCTGCATATTGGTGGCAGCCAGCACCGGCAGGTAGCGCGCCGGATCGGCCGATCCGGCCTTGATCATGGCGGTCATCATCGCGGTCGCGCCGTCATAGGCGTACGGCGAGTAGGTCTGCACCTTGGAGCCGAAGCGCTTCTCGTACTTCTTCTCGTATGCGGCGCCGCCCGGCATCTGGTCCAGCGGCAAGCCAGCCAGCGACACCACAGTGCCTTCGGCAGCCGGGCCGGCCAGCTTCAGGAAGTTGTCGGTCTTGGACATTTCGCCCGACACCAGCGGGGCCTTCATGCCCAGTTCCTTGACCTGCTTGGCCATCGGGGCCGACTGGGTCTCGGCGCCGCCGTAGAAGATGATGTCCGGGTTGCTGCGCTTGATGTTGGTCAGCACGGCCTTGAAGTCCACCGCCTTGTCGTTGGTGAACTCGCGGCGCACGATCTTGCCGCCGGCGGCCTTGGCGGCCTTCTCGAACTCGTCGGCCAGGCCCTGGCCGTAGGCGGTGCGATCGTCGACGATCGCGATGTTCTTCGCGCCCAGCTTCTTCACCACGAAGGCGCCGATCACCGAGCCCTGCTGGGTGTCGGACGTCATCATGCGGAAGGTCGTCTTGAAGCCCTGCTTCGTGTATTCCGGCGCGGTCGCCATGGCGATCTGCGGAATGCCGGCGCGGTTGTAGACCATCGACGCCGGAATCGTGGTGCCCGAGTTGAAGTGGCCGAGCATGCCCTGGATGCCATTGTCGACGAGCTTCTGCGCCACCACCGAGCCGGTCTTGGGATCGGCCTGGTCGTCTTCGGAGACCAGCACGAACTTGACTTCCTTGCCGCCGATCTTCGGCTTGGTGGCGTTCATGTCATCAATCGCGAGGACGATGCCGTTCTGCATGTCCTTGCCGTACTGGGCCTGGCCGCCGGTCATCGGGCCGGCAAAACCCAGCTTGATTTCCTGCGCCTGGGCGAAGGCTGCCGTGGCACCGGTCAGGCCGGCGAAAGTCAGGGCAACGGTCAGGGCCGTCTTGTGGAATGTCGAGGTCATCAGTTCTCCTTGGTGGCTGGTTCAGCCTTCTTTGCTGCGCTTTTTCTACGCTTCGGGAACGCCGGCTGGGCGCCCCTCCCCTATTGCTGCGTATGGCGGCAGGATCGCCGCCGCGCATACGCACGTCAAACTCAGTCCGCGCCGGCTCAGCCGATCGTCATCAGGCTGGCATTGCCGCCGGCGGCTGCCGTGTTGACCGACAGCGAGCGCTCGATCAGCAAACGCTCCAGCGCGATATTCGTTTCACCCTGCGCCAGTCCCTGCACGCTGACGATCGGGCCCGGGCGCGCCGCGACCTGTTCGCACACCGTGCGCAACTGGTCTGAGTCGCCGTGGTGGATCACCGCGTCGAACGCAACCTCGGGCGACATCCAGTCGGCGACCAGGCGGACGCGCGATTGTACGCCCTTAGGCAGCCGCGAAAACAGCCCGCGCGCGACAGGGTTTTCCGCCATCGCGGCCTGGCTGCCGACGGCCAGGACGGCCGCCAGCTGGGTAGCCAGATCCGTTTCCTGCGCCGCCAGGCACAGCACCTGGTGACGCGGCAGCAGCGAGTAGGTGTTGCGCTCTCCTGTCGGCCCCGGCAGCGTCACCGAAATGCCGGCGGCCGACGCTTCGGCAAAGCGGTCGCACGCCGCGGCCAGCGCGGGCATCTCCGCCTTGGCCCAGTCCTTCAGGGCCTGCGCCGCGACCGGGCGCTCCGGCGTGGCCAGCGTGGCGCCCGAAGCTTCAGCATGACGCACGCTGCGTACCACCGCGTCCTGCGGGCACACCGACAGCAGGCGATGCAGGTACAGCGGGCCGCCGGCCTTCGGGCCGGTGCCGGACAGGGCTTCGCCGCCGAACGGCTGCACGCCGACCACGGCGCCGACGATATTGCGGTTCACGTACAGGTTGCCCACCTCGGCGTGCTGCACGATCTGCGCGATGGTTTCATCGATGCGGGTGTGGATACCCATCGTCAGGCCATAGCCGGTGCCGTTGATCTGGCCGATCATGGTGTCGAGCGCCGCGCGCGGGTAGCGCACCACATGCAGCACGGGGCCGAACACTTCGCGCTTGAGCTCGTCGATGCTGTCGAGTTCGATCAGCGTCGGCGGCACGAAGGTGCCGTGGCGGCAGCTCGCGCCCTGCGCGGCGTTCGGGTCGGCCTGGTACACGCGGCGGCCCTTGGCGCGCATAGCGTCGATATGGCGCACGATATTGCCGCGCGCCTCATCGTCGATGACCGGGCCCACGTCGGTGGACAGCCGGTCCGGGTTGGCCATGGTCAGCTCGTTCATGGCGCCCTTGAGCATCTCGAGCACGCGGTCGGCCACGTCTTCCTGCAGGCACAGCACGCGCAGCGCCGAGCAGCGCTGGCCGGCCGAGTCGAACGCGGAGTTAACCACGTCGCCCACCACCTGTTCGGCGAGCGCCGAGGAATCGACGATCATCGCGTTCTGGCCGCCGGTTTCTGCAATCAGCGGGATCGGGCGGCCAGCGGCATCGAGGCGGCCGGCGATATTGCGCTGGAGGATGCGCGCGACTTCGGTCGAGCCCGTGAACATCACGCCCTTGACGCGGGCATCGCCCACCAGCGCCGCGCCTACGGTCTCGCCACGGCCCGGCAGCAGTTGCACCGCGCCGGCCGGCACGCCGGCCTCGCGCAGCAGGCGCACGGCGGCGGCGGCGATCAGCGGGGTCTGCTCGGCAGGCTTGGCCAGCACGGTGTTGCCGGCGGCCAGCGCCGCGGCCACCTGGCCGGTGAAGATCGCCAGCGGGAAGTTCCACGGGCTGATGCAGACCACCGGGCCCAGCGGGCGGTGGGTTTCGTTGTCGAAGCTGCGGCGAACTTCTGCGGCGTAGTAGCGCAGGAAGTCCACCGCCTCGCGCACTTCGGCGATGGCGTTGGAGAAGGTCTTGCCGGCCTCGCGCATGATGATGCCCATCAGCGACTGCATCTGCGCTTCCATCAGGTCGGCGGCGCGCTCCAGCGCGGCGGCGCGTACGTCGGGCGGCGTGGCCTGCCAGATCGGCGCGGCATTGGCGGCGGCCTGCAGCGCAGCGTCGACCTCGGCCTGGCTGGCCTCGGCGACATGACCTACCACGTCGCGGTGGTCAGCCGGGTTCAGCACGGGTGCCGCAACCGCATCGGCCGCGCGCGGAACCTCGGTGCCCAGCATCGGCTCGGCCACCACGCGCTCGCTGGTGCCGGCCAGCAGCGCCGACGACAGCGACGCCAGGCGATGTTCGTTTGCCAGGTCGATGCCGGCCGAATTGGCGCGCGACTTGCCATAGAGGCCGCGCGGCGACGGGATCTTCGGATGCGGCAGGCCGAGCGTGCCCTCTTCGCGATGAATGGTCTCGACCACGGCCACCGGGTCGGCCACCAGTTCATCGAGCGAAATGGTGTCGTCGGCAATGCGGTTCACGAATGAGGTGTTGGCGCCGTTTTCGAGCAGGCGCCGCACCAGGTAGGCCAGCAGCGTCTCGTGCGTGCCGACCGGCGCGTAGATGCGGCACGGGCGGTTGAACTTGCCATCTGCGACCGGGCCCACGACCTGGTCGTACAGCGGCTCGCCCATGCCGTGCAGGCACTGGAATTCGTACTGGCCGGGGTAGTAGCTGTGGCCGGCGATCTGGTAGATGGCCGACAGCGTGTGCGCGTTGTGCGTGGCGAACTGTGGATAAATCGCGTCCGGCACCGACAGCAGCTTGCGCGCGCAGGCCACGTAGGACACGTCGGTGTAGACCTTGCGCGTGTAGACCGGATAGCCCTCCAGGCCTTCGACCTGGGCGCGCTTGATCTCGCTGTCCCAGTAGGCGCCCTTGACCAGGCGGATCATCAGGCGGTGGCGGCTGCGGCGGGCCAGGTCGATCAGGAAGTCGATCACGAACGGGCAGCGCTTCTGGTAGCCCTGCACCACGAAGCCAATGCCGTTCCAGCCGGCCAGCTCGGGCTCGAAGCACAGGCGCTCGAGCAGGTCCAGCGAGATTTCGAGGCGGTCTGCCTCCTCGGCGTCGATATTGATGCCGATGTCGTACTGGCGTGCCAGCAGCGTCAGGCTCTTCAGGCGCTCGTACAGCTCGGTGACCACGCGCTCGTGCTGGGCGCGGCTGTAGCGCGAATGCAGCGCCGACAGCTTGATCGAGATGCCAGGGCCCTCGTAGATGCCGCGCCCGCGCGAGGCCTGGCCGATCGCGTGGATGGCCTGCTCATAGGACGCCAGGTAGCGCTGGGCGTCTTCTTCCGTCATCGCGGCTTCGCCGAGCATGTCGTAGGAGTAGCGGAAGCCCTGTGCCTCGTACTTGCGCGCGTTGGCGAGCGCCTCGGAAATGGTCTCGCCGGTGACGAACTGCTCGCCCATCAGGCGCATGGCCATGTCCACGCCCTTGCGGATCAGCGGCTCGCCGCCCTTGCCGATGATGCGCGTGAGCGCCTTGCTCAGGCCCGACTCGGTATGCGTGGCCACCAGCTTGCCGGTCAGCAGCAGGCCCCAGGTCGCGGCATTGACGAACAGCGACGGGCTCTGGCCCAGGTGCGACTGCCAGTTGGCGCCGCTGATCTTGTCGCGGATCAGCGCGTCGCGCGTGGGCTTGTCGGGAATGCGCAGCAGCGCCTCGGCCAGGCACATCAGCGCGACGCCTTCCTGCGAAGACAGCGAGAACTCCTGGATCAGGCCCTGCACCAGGCCTTCCCGGCCGGTGCCGACCTTCTGCTCGCGCAGGGTCATGGCCAGCTTCTTGGCCATCTTGATGGCGGACTCGGCCTGCTGGTGCGGCAGGCGCGCCTGTTCCAGCAGCACTGGCACGCAATCCGTCTCGGGGCGGCGATAGGCAGAGGTAATGGCCGCGCGCAACACGGACTGTGGCTGGATGCTCTGCGCGAATTCCAGGAACGGCTGGGGCGCGCCATCCGCATGGCCCAGGTCACGCGGATCGGCGCTCTCGGCATCCGCCGCACCGCCGGCCGCCGCCTCGTGCGGCAGGTGGCCGCGCTCGATCTGCTCCAGGTACGTGAAGATCGCCTGCTTGATCAGCCAGTGCGGCGTGCGGTCGATGGATTGGGCGACGCGCTTGAGGCGATCGCGCGAGGCGTCGTCGAGCTTGACGCCGAGGGTGGTGGTGGCCATGCGAGCTGTTCTCCGTAAGACACAAGGCTGCGGGTCGATCCGTCTTGGGGTCAAGCCCGGACGGCATAGGGGCCCGACCTGCGCAACCTTTGGGCTGGCGCGATCTTACTCCCGAAAAACGCGAGGGTGCAACCTAGTGCAACCACTAGATAGAAAACAATTATAGAGGTTGCACCACGGTCATGGTGCAACCCGGCCTTCAGATCCTCAGCGGATCGATCTCCAACTGCCACCGGATGCCCCGGGCATCCGCTCCAGCTTCGGAGAAAGTCTGTACCCACTCGCTCACAAACCGTTGCAGCACTGGCCTGGCGCTGGCTTCCACCAGCATCTGCGCGCGCTCCCGGCCGGCAATACGGACCATCGACATCGGTACCGGGTCATGCAGTTGCACCTCAGGTGCCAGCACGTTGCCATCTGCCAGGCGGCGGACCGCCCGCAGGAACTGCAGGGCCCGCTCCAGCTGGCCATGTTCGGCGGTCAGCAGCACCTGGTAGCAGAACGGGGGCAACCCTGCCTGGCGCCGCTCGCGCAACTGACCGGCGGCGAATCCATCATAGTCATGGCGTTGCAGGGCCTGCAATGCCGCAGCATCGGGGTAGCGGGTCTGGATCATGACTTCGCCCGGCAATCCGGCCCGCCCCGCCCTGCCTGCCACCTGCATCAGCGATGCAAAGAGGTGCTCGGCGGCGCGGAAGTCGTGGCTGAACATGGCGGCGTCCGGGTGGACCACGCCCACTAGCGTGACGCGCTGGAAGTCGTGCCCCTTCGCGACCATCTGGGTGCCGACCAGGATGTCGACCTCGCCGGCATGGACGTCGTCGAACATGGCTTGCGCGCTGCCTTTGCGACGTGTGGAGTCGGCGTCGATGCGGGCGATGCGCGCCTGTGGGAAACGCGCCGCCAGGGCTTCTTCGATGCGCTGCGTGCCGCGGCCCAGCGGCGCGATATCCACATTGCCGCAATCGGGGCAATGGTGCGGCACCGGGGCTTCCAGGCCGCAGTGGTGGCAGCGCAGCCGCCGCTCGGGACGGTGCAATACCAGGTACGCCGAACAGCGCGGGCAGCCGGAGAGCCAGCCGCAGCTGTCGCAGGCCAGGACCGGTGCGTAGCCGCGGCGGTTAAGGAACAGCAGGCTCTGCTCGCCGCGCGCCAGGCGTGCTTCGATGGCTTCCAGCAGCGGGACCGACAGGCCCTCGAACAGCGCGCGCTGGCGCTGGCGTTCGTGGTTGAGGTCGACCAGCCGCACCACCGGCAGCGCGGCTTCCGCCTGCGCACGCTCTCGCAGCACCAGCTTGCGGTAGGCGCCCTGCTCGGCGCGCCACCAGGTCTCCATCGACGGCGTGGCCGAACCCAGCACCACGGGGACCCCGAGCCGCTTGGCGCGCCACACGGCCAGGTCGCGCGCGGAGTAGCGCAGGCCCTCCTGCTGCTTGTAGGACGTGTCGTGCTCTTCATCGACAACAATCAGCGCGAGCTGCGGCATGGACGCCATCACCGCCATGCGCGTGCCCAGCACGATGCGTGCTTCGCCACGATGGGCGGCCAGCCACTGCAGGCTGCGCTCCTGGTCGGCCAGTCCGCTGTGCAGCACGGCCAGCGGCAAGTGCGGAAACCGGGCGGCGATACGCGACTGGAGCTGGGGCGTCAGGTTGATCTCGGGTACGAGCATCAGCACCTGCGCGTGCGGATCGCGTGCCAGCACCTGCGCCATGGCGTGCAGGTAGACCTCGGTCTTGCCGCTGCCGGTGACGCCGTGAAGAAGGAACGGCGCGAATGACGTGGCCGCGGCAATGGCATCGACCGCCATACGCTGCTCCTCGTGCAGCGGGGGCGCCACCGACGGGGCCTGGGCGGGTGCCGTGGCCAGCAAAGTGCGTTCGGCGACCAGAGCCTCGACCGAGCCCGCGGCGACCCATTCCGCCAGCCTGGCCGGCGCGGCCGCGCACAGCTCGCGTGCCTCGGACTGGCTCATTGGCAACGGCACCGCATCGCCTGCGGCACGGTCGGCGAGCGCTTGGGCAAGCGCTCGCACTGACCGGGCGCGGGCGGGTATGGCATCCAGCAGCGTGGGAATATGCTCGGGCAGCACCCGGTACGCCTCGGTACGCGCACGCTGTGCGAGACGCGGCCAACCCTCCGGTTCGCGTAGCGACGGCGGCAGCGCCGGCAGCATCACTTCCCCGAGACAGCGCTGGTAATAGCGCGCGGCGAATGCCGCCAGGTCCCGCCACTCTTGCGCCAGCGGCGCCAGCCAGTCCAGCCGCGCGGACACCGGTTTGAGACGTTCCGCGGGCACGGCGGATTCAACGGCGCGGGCGACGGCAACCCCGACCACGCTGCGACGCCCGAATGGCACCACCACCAGGTCACCAGGCGACACGTCGGGGCCGGCAAGATAGTCGAAACAGTCGTCCGCGGGGGTATCGAGCGCGACGCGGATAATGCCCCCGCTGCGCGGCTCGGTGTCGTCTGACAGCATCATTGCGGGCGGTTGTGGTGCACAACGCGTGCGCGAAAATTGTGCGGAATGCGGCGCGAAAGGAATCGCTCGAGGCTTTGTGTGCGGCGCAACATCAACTTAAAGTAAAACTTCAAATGTGGCCCTAAGTCGATGATAGATGACTGCTTTTCCACTAATTCCAACGCCCCTGTGGATAACTTTGTTGAAAAGTCGCTCCAAGATGCCGCCAAAGCCCGAAAAACAAGGGACTCACTGGCCGGCACGCCCGCATTGAAAAACTTCCAATTCCTTAAAAATCAAGGCCTTGCAAACATCCCCCAGATGAGTTAAGGGGTAACCCGTTCTTGCACCGCCGCAAACCTATCGGTGTGCATAAGTCAAGCCTCATCGGTCAAGCGGAAGTACCTTTTTGGTGAATCCGGAAGAAATTGTTTACTTGACAGTAGTTTCGGCGCGCCTCTGGCGGCACTGAGGGCAAACCGCGCAAGATCGCTGCACCGCGGGGAAACAGCGGCCGGCGCCCCTGCCGCCAGCCGCCAGAACAAAGGTGGCTCAGCCTCGCTGCGCACGCAGCTGGCGGCTATAGCGATGCACTTCGTCAACCAGCACGGCCACGCTTTCCGGCGGCGTGAACTGCGAAATGCCGTGGCCCAGATTGAACACATGCCCGTCGCTGCCGCCCGCCGCGGCATAACTGTCCAGCACGCCACGCACCTGCTCGCGGATGGCAGCCTCGGGAGCGAACAGCACCGTGGGATCGATATTGCCTTGCAGCGCCACGCGCCCCGCGGTGCGGCGCCGGGCGTCGGCCAGGTTGACGGTCCAGTCCAGGCCAATTGCGTCGGCGCCGATGTCGGCGAGGCTTTCCAGCCACAGGCCACCGCCCTTGGTGAACACGATCGCCGGGATTTGCTGCCCGTGATGCTCGCGCTTCAGGCCAGCCAGCACTTTGCGCATGTAGGCCAGCGAGAATGCCTGGTACATGCCATCGGCCAACGCGCCGCCCCAGGTGTCGAAAATCATCACGGCCTGGGCACCGGCCTCGATCTGGGCGTTCAGGTACTGGCTGACCGCCTGAGCATTGATCTCCAGGATCCGGTGCATCAGGTCGGGGCGGCCGTACATCATTGCCTTGACCGTACGGAAGTCGTCCGAGCCGCCGCCTTCGACCATATAGCACGCGAGCGTCCAGGGGCTGCCCGAGAAACCGATCAGCGGCACGCGCTGGCGGCCGTCCTGGACCAGCGCGCGGCGGATCTCGGCAACGGCATCGAA
Encoded proteins:
- a CDS encoding cation:proton antiporter → MSRMNGLSQLFPSLPLAPGGLFWVGLALVGAGLAGELSRRWLRCPRIVGYAVAGLCAGMLGRSIVDDNMIAQTRILIDMALALALFELGHRLSLAWLRANRWLLLTSASESVLTWGLVAAVLQWIGASPGIAVLAGGIAVSTSPTIVLQLKNELRAEGQVTERLMAMAALNSIYAAVIVQVATGWLHSEYGNLGAALLHPLYLLVGSCLLAWVVGKIGHAIYGRMSVDDHYSFLVLVGLVLFTLALTRVLKLSMPITLLLAGVVFKHEDSQPHVWPTHFGSAGSLLIIVMVVSLGLPLTAHDWAVGGVYAVVLVLLRHAAKLAGVVSLGSFSGLSLRQCVALGLALAPMSGLAYLLMNDVARLYPGTGEPLAAIILCALAIEQLLGPVIAAWALRFAGEVRADLRSNGGGR
- a CDS encoding tetratricopeptide repeat protein, whose protein sequence is MSVQEVSYDRAIDLAGIGRFDEALEIAGQLSEARPEVVDFITLRARLHFDKGDAQAAFAVLDEALARLESLGLAAPHRWASRGVIAHRYGAMLMGLGRDGDALPWLHEAARRNGLLSGEWAAHFHAGLACYRLGDLARAGRYWHDLLYRAPDLGAEDILPLVHDAIARAEAAGQPAEPMMRVCLGRIALDNPDLLELEPEAADALAGEQADLVLAESPDHPQARRLRAPLRFGTGDMDGAQDDLAVYLRQCPDPQTQVRAMAWRHQAAQSGAQGADAQPWLKFSLTTQSDDGAGYYRAATALGEFIDQVPQAEAALRPRLVEACQLGVARFEAYFATGEGDADGHGGNADPHVYSLLCRLLARSLPADAASLDTRIALHRKGMAASEFIDHWIDLLDCHAGAGQHQKVVELAGEVLNRYPLERNPADVTWAFSRLIAAWKAIGGAEAGEAAGAAMTHMDARLDALPVEARSEAAHPMAHARAHYAALVQARMDGMDQHDRTDALAEIDAQQRRALLVEDAWLFNRFGQVWRDLGDHERALPLFEQAIELTEGDAWDQAAPRVQRALIHNAAARHDAALADFVAAFAVRDDWDAETWLRAVESAVGLGQRETALGYYDKAHAAGAAEGRTRGLNMKVEAALRATRPKWKLWGM
- a CDS encoding branched-chain amino acid ABC transporter substrate-binding protein yields the protein MTSTFHKTALTVALTFAGLTGATAAFAQAQEIKLGFAGPMTGGQAQYGKDMQNGIVLAIDDMNATKPKIGGKEVKFVLVSEDDQADPKTGSVVAQKLVDNGIQGMLGHFNSGTTIPASMVYNRAGIPQIAMATAPEYTKQGFKTTFRMMTSDTQQGSVIGAFVVKKLGAKNIAIVDDRTAYGQGLADEFEKAAKAAGGKIVRREFTNDKAVDFKAVLTNIKRSNPDIIFYGGAETQSAPMAKQVKELGMKAPLVSGEMSKTDNFLKLAGPAAEGTVVSLAGLPLDQMPGGAAYEKKYEKRFGSKVQTYSPYAYDGATAMMTAMIKAGSADPARYLPVLAATNMQGVTTKTLAYDARGDLKDGGITVYKVVGGKWTVLETVGGK
- the putA gene encoding trifunctional transcriptional regulator/proline dehydrogenase/L-glutamate gamma-semialdehyde dehydrogenase, giving the protein MATTTLGVKLDDASRDRLKRVAQSIDRTPHWLIKQAIFTYLEQIERGHLPHEAAAGGAADAESADPRDLGHADGAPQPFLEFAQSIQPQSVLRAAITSAYRRPETDCVPVLLEQARLPHQQAESAIKMAKKLAMTLREQKVGTGREGLVQGLIQEFSLSSQEGVALMCLAEALLRIPDKPTRDALIRDKISGANWQSHLGQSPSLFVNAATWGLLLTGKLVATHTESGLSKALTRIIGKGGEPLIRKGVDMAMRLMGEQFVTGETISEALANARKYEAQGFRYSYDMLGEAAMTEEDAQRYLASYEQAIHAIGQASRGRGIYEGPGISIKLSALHSRYSRAQHERVVTELYERLKSLTLLARQYDIGINIDAEEADRLEISLDLLERLCFEPELAGWNGIGFVVQGYQKRCPFVIDFLIDLARRSRHRLMIRLVKGAYWDSEIKRAQVEGLEGYPVYTRKVYTDVSYVACARKLLSVPDAIYPQFATHNAHTLSAIYQIAGHSYYPGQYEFQCLHGMGEPLYDQVVGPVADGKFNRPCRIYAPVGTHETLLAYLVRRLLENGANTSFVNRIADDTISLDELVADPVAVVETIHREEGTLGLPHPKIPSPRGLYGKSRANSAGIDLANEHRLASLSSALLAGTSERVVAEPMLGTEVPRAADAVAAPVLNPADHRDVVGHVAEASQAEVDAALQAAANAAPIWQATPPDVRAAALERAADLMEAQMQSLMGIIMREAGKTFSNAIAEVREAVDFLRYYAAEVRRSFDNETHRPLGPVVCISPWNFPLAIFTGQVAAALAAGNTVLAKPAEQTPLIAAAAVRLLREAGVPAGAVQLLPGRGETVGAALVGDARVKGVMFTGSTEVARILQRNIAGRLDAAGRPIPLIAETGGQNAMIVDSSALAEQVVGDVVNSAFDSAGQRCSALRVLCLQEDVADRVLEMLKGAMNELTMANPDRLSTDVGPVIDDEARGNIVRHIDAMRAKGRRVYQADPNAAQGASCRHGTFVPPTLIELDSIDELKREVFGPVLHVVRYPRAALDTMIGQINGTGYGLTMGIHTRIDETIAQIVQHAEVGNLYVNRNIVGAVVGVQPFGGEALSGTGPKAGGPLYLHRLLSVCPQDAVVRSVRHAEASGATLATPERPVAAQALKDWAKAEMPALAAACDRFAEASAAGISVTLPGPTGERNTYSLLPRHQVLCLAAQETDLATQLAAVLAVGSQAAMAENPVARGLFSRLPKGVQSRVRLVADWMSPEVAFDAVIHHGDSDQLRTVCEQVAARPGPIVSVQGLAQGETNIALERLLIERSLSVNTAAAGGNASLMTIG